A part of Anolis sagrei isolate rAnoSag1 chromosome 3, rAnoSag1.mat, whole genome shotgun sequence genomic DNA contains:
- the TRMT10C gene encoding tRNA methyltransferase 10 homolog C — protein sequence MNTFNIYLNVVRRSVFQLAVQNRMKKEILLVTPGKMMTCRTLVLSAWLKKNTVPSTTEKLDLDGWKDVMRTTVQEESNEGTSESEEDPRAAATKELIEMWRLSGKAVPENISEQDLKILIESPTKTSKRKYLQFLAKKEILKKVQKEKKERKKAERGELNPPAQKDGDGELENTFLLKFWSRSEDALYNWRAAQAMIFGQPLVFDMDYENYMSRREMENAVKQMLESEGMNRRSLDPFHLHYCNLKTDSAYHKELIKRYGEAWDKLFVTVTEKAHVEVFPRDQLVYLTADSPNVMKSFEHDKIYIIGSLVDKSIQTGVSLARAKRLNLATARLPLDKYLQWEEGAKNLTLNQMMSILLTLKDTGDWKEALQFVPTRKHAGFMDKPFSKNQMEAWKLSKMHERTVNQEKSQKSFAGNSSRNQVQKKWWEDISE from the coding sequence ATGAATACTTTCAATATTTATCTGAATGTTGTCCGAAGATCTGTCTTCCAGTTGGCTGTACAAAatagaatgaaaaaggaaatactTTTAGTAACGCCTGGCAAGATGATGACTTGCAGAACATTGGTTTTGTCTGCTTggttgaagaaaaatactgtgCCAAGTACAACTGAGAAATTAGatttggatggatggaaagatgtaATGCGAACTACTGTGCAAGAAGAAAGTAATGAAGGAACATCAGAGAGTGAGGAAGACCCCCGTGCAGCAGCTACCAAGGAACTTATTGAGATGTGGAGGCTTTCAGGTAAAGCCGTTCCAGAAAATATCAGTGAACAGGATTTAAAGATCCTAATAGAATCTCCAACTAAAACTTCCAAAAGGAAATATTTACAATTCTTGGCTAAAAAAGAAATTCTGAAGAAAGtccagaaagaaaagaaggagagaaaaaaggcagAAAGGGGAGAATTAAATCCACCAGCTCAGAAAGATGGTGATGGTGAGCTAGAAAATACATTTCTCTTGaagttttggtccagatcagaAGATGCTCTCTACAACTGGAGAGCTGCACAGGCTATGATCTTTGGTCAGCCTTTGGTGTTTGACATGGATTATGAAAACTATATGTCACGTAGAGAAATGGAAAATGCAGTAAAACAGATGTTGGAATCTGAAGGCATGAATCGTAGGTCTCTGGACCCATTTCATTTGCATTATTGCAATCTCAAAACAGATAGTGCCTATCACAAAGAATTAATCAAACGCTATGGTGAGGCATGGGACAAATTATTTGTGACAGTGACGGAAAAGGCTCATGTTgaggtcttcccaagagatcaaCTTGTGTATTTGACTGCCGATTCTCCCAATGTAATGAAAAGCTTTGAGCACGATAAAATCTATATAATTGGATCCCTAGTTGATAAGTCTATACAGACAGGGGTCTCCCTCGCACGTGCAAAGCGGCTGAACTTGGCAACAGCCCGACTGCCTTTGGACAAATACTTGCAGTGGGAGGAAGGAGCAAAAAATCTCACACTGAATCAGATGATGTCTATCTTACTAACCCTAAAAGATACTGGAGACTGGAAGGAAGCTTTGCAGTTTGTTCCAACCAGGAAACATGCAGGCTTCATGGACAAACCTTTTTCAAAGAATCAGATGGAGGCATGGAAGCTGTCCAAAAtgcatgagagaactgtgaatcAAGAAAAGTCTCAGAAATCATTTGCAGGGAATTCTTCCAGAAACCAAGTGCAGAAGAAGTGGTGGGAGGACATATCTGAATAG
- the PCNP gene encoding PEST proteolytic signal-containing nuclear protein, with amino-acid sequence MADSKAGEVKLKRPRLDEGPEEEAEKPVKTKTVSSSNGGESSSCSVEKQAAEEEAEDFSTKPAPAKMSKVGFAIGTQVAKKPPAISIKLGANKPKEPTPTLAAKPLSVAAIFNEDDDSEPEEMPPEAKMRMKNIGRDTPTSAGPNSFNKGKHGFSDNQKLWERNMKSHLGNVREQED; translated from the exons ATGGCGGACAGCAAGGCAGGCGAGGTGAAGCTGAAACGACCGCGGCTTGACGAAG GACCTGAAGAAGAGGCAGAAAAACCTGTGAAAACTAAGACTGTTTCTTCCAGTAATGGAGGAGAAAGCTCCAGTTGCAGCGTGGAGAAGCAGGCAGCTGAGGAAGAAGCTGAAGACTTCTCAACAAAGCCAGCTCCAGCCAAAATGTCCAAGGTTGGATTTGCAATTGGCACACAGGTTGCAAAAAAACCACCTGCAATATCCATCAAACTTGGAGCAAAT AAACCTAAAGAGCCTACTCCCACCCTAGCTGCAAAACCACTTTCTGTAGCAGCGATCTTCAATGAAGATGATGAT AGTGAACCTGAAGAGATGCCCCCAGAAGCTAAAATGCGTATGAAGAACATTGGAAG GGATACTCCAACTTCAGCAGGACCAAATTCTTTCAACAAAGGAAAGCATGGATTTTCAGACAACCAGAAGCTATGGGAAAGGAACATGAAATCCCACCTTGGAAATGTCCGTGAACAAGAAGATTAG